The following proteins are co-located in the Thermodesulfovibrionales bacterium genome:
- a CDS encoding LptF/LptG family permease: MTIIQRYYLKEFFRLFAILALGLALISSLIELIDKVEGFIQYNAPVSSLLLYSALNIPRYLVYLMPVAALMSCLFVFGQAGRRKETVAVKASGGSTKELMKPFIFTGIVLCVVGLLMSEFVAPDLTRRAHKLKDTVTKRENVSAFKEGTAWLRARDCIIKIDLYLPDKGLIKGVSIMRLRDDLLTERIEAESGEWRPVWGSRDQERSEKLESTGTSKDVRGTWYLEGVTDYDIKTGEVKKLKEMQSDIIDSPNVIGKGMQQPEEMNVRELFAYTKRLKEAGVKNTKLLVDIYSRLSYPLINVIMLVVGISLATRGEIKSGLVTTAIGIFISLLYWLGFTASLAMGYTGILRPIFAAWLVPLLFCGAALYLFRGIPE; encoded by the coding sequence GGCGCTTGGCCTCGCTCTTATATCCAGCCTCATAGAGCTCATCGACAAGGTTGAGGGGTTCATACAGTACAATGCCCCCGTCAGCTCCCTCCTCCTCTATTCGGCGCTCAATATCCCGCGGTATCTGGTGTACCTCATGCCGGTGGCGGCCCTCATGAGCTGCCTCTTTGTTTTCGGCCAGGCAGGCAGAAGGAAAGAGACCGTAGCTGTCAAGGCATCGGGCGGCAGCACAAAAGAACTCATGAAACCATTTATCTTTACGGGCATTGTCCTCTGCGTTGTCGGCCTTCTCATGAGTGAGTTCGTTGCTCCTGATCTGACGAGACGTGCCCATAAACTCAAGGACACTGTCACGAAGAGAGAGAATGTCTCGGCATTCAAAGAGGGAACTGCCTGGCTGAGGGCCCGGGACTGTATCATCAAGATAGACCTCTATCTGCCTGATAAGGGGCTCATTAAGGGTGTCAGTATTATGAGGCTCCGGGATGATCTCCTTACCGAGCGGATTGAGGCCGAATCAGGCGAATGGCGTCCTGTGTGGGGCTCGCGCGACCAGGAAAGGAGTGAGAAACTTGAGAGCACCGGGACCTCGAAGGATGTCCGTGGCACATGGTACCTCGAAGGGGTAACGGACTACGACATAAAGACCGGGGAAGTCAAGAAACTCAAGGAGATGCAGTCCGACATCATCGACTCACCAAACGTCATTGGTAAGGGGATGCAGCAGCCGGAAGAAATGAATGTGAGGGAGCTTTTTGCATACACGAAGAGACTGAAGGAAGCTGGGGTAAAAAATACCAAGCTCCTCGTGGATATCTATTCACGGTTGTCTTATCCGCTCATCAATGTCATCATGCTTGTCGTCGGAATCTCGCTGGCGACGAGGGGAGAGATAAAAAGCGGCCTCGTCACTACCGCCATCGGGATATTCATAAGCCTCCTCTACTGGCTGGGATTTACGGCGTCCCTCGCTATGGGATATACGGGGATTCTCAGACCGATTTTTGCAGCGTGGCTTGTCCCCCTCCTTTTTTGCGGCGCGGCCCTTTATCTCTTCAGAGGAATACCTGAGTAA
- the ilvE gene encoding branched-chain-amino-acid transaminase, whose product MFVYLNDRLVPKAEARVSVFDHGFLYGDGIYETVRAYDDVIFLLDEHLMRLYRSASMIGLTMPKDADEMKTAIYETLEANALKNAYIRITLSRGYGPIGLDPELCKEPTFVIIAEEMKGYPRSLYEHGIRLIIAGTRRNLSDALNPQLKSLNFLNNILAKIEAKNHGAYEAVMLNVSGHVTEGTISNIFFFRDGVLRTPSLGCGILDGITRKVVLDLAVREGMAVEEGEFTREDLYAAGEVFITNTTMEVMPVCQLDDVKYAIGDKARHLRKSYRDEVRAYVISLKGSGPSLWEYE is encoded by the coding sequence ATGTTTGTCTATCTCAATGACCGGCTTGTTCCAAAGGCAGAGGCCAGGGTCTCGGTATTTGACCATGGGTTTCTCTATGGTGACGGCATTTACGAGACGGTGCGGGCGTACGACGACGTCATCTTTCTCCTTGATGAACATCTCATGAGATTGTATCGCTCTGCGTCGATGATCGGGCTTACGATGCCGAAAGACGCCGATGAGATGAAGACTGCGATCTACGAGACCCTTGAGGCGAACGCCCTGAAAAACGCCTATATAAGAATTACCCTTTCACGGGGGTACGGACCTATCGGACTCGACCCCGAACTCTGTAAAGAGCCGACCTTCGTTATCATCGCGGAGGAGATGAAGGGTTACCCGAGATCGCTGTATGAGCACGGGATCAGACTCATCATAGCGGGGACAAGGAGAAACCTGAGCGATGCCCTGAATCCCCAGTTAAAATCGCTGAATTTTCTCAATAACATTCTTGCGAAGATAGAGGCGAAGAACCATGGGGCATACGAAGCCGTGATGCTCAATGTCTCGGGACATGTCACGGAAGGGACCATCAGCAACATATTCTTTTTCAGGGATGGTGTCCTTCGCACGCCTTCTCTTGGGTGCGGGATCCTTGACGGGATTACGAGGAAGGTTGTTCTTGACCTGGCGGTGAGGGAGGGCATGGCGGTCGAGGAAGGCGAGTTTACGAGGGAAGACCTGTATGCTGCAGGGGAGGTCTTCATAACGAATACGACGATGGAGGTTATGCCCGTGTGTCAGCTTGACGACGTGAAATACGCGATCGGGGACAAGGCAAGGCATCTGCGCAAGTCTTACCGGGACGAAGTGAGGGCATACGTAATAAGTCTCAAGGGAAGCGGACCGTCGCTGTGGGAATACGAGTGA
- a CDS encoding selenium metabolism-associated LysR family transcriptional regulator: MEDHKLKVFCTVAETNSFSKASEIIHLTQPAVSLQIQALEELYETKLFDRSSNTVVLTPAGEILYKYAKEILALYAAASKNIGELTGLVKGSISIGASTTIGNHVVPAVMTDFKRNHPKIKVHLLVGNTKRVVELLNSGNIDIGLVEGDVTKQKVIIEKLIQDELVVIVSAMHPWSKKREISIFDLAKEPFILREEGSGTRQIVEKYLNRHGISTHDMKVSMVLGSTQAIKEAVESGIGISIVSRWAARKENKYGTLRLLSVKEEKFLRDFSLLFHKNAIASHAVDEFLTYLKSYPFDKLIA, from the coding sequence ATGGAAGATCATAAACTGAAGGTTTTTTGCACCGTTGCCGAGACAAACAGTTTCTCAAAGGCGTCAGAGATCATCCACCTTACTCAGCCAGCCGTGAGCCTCCAGATACAGGCCCTCGAGGAACTTTACGAGACGAAGCTCTTCGACAGGTCCTCCAATACCGTCGTGCTCACACCGGCAGGAGAGATCCTCTATAAGTATGCGAAGGAGATCCTCGCCCTCTATGCCGCTGCCTCAAAAAATATCGGTGAACTGACGGGTCTCGTCAAGGGCAGTATCAGCATCGGCGCAAGCACGACGATCGGCAATCACGTGGTGCCTGCCGTTATGACGGATTTCAAGAGGAACCATCCGAAGATCAAGGTCCACCTCCTCGTGGGCAATACGAAGCGGGTCGTGGAACTCCTGAATTCAGGGAACATCGACATCGGCCTTGTCGAAGGCGATGTGACAAAACAGAAGGTCATCATCGAGAAACTCATTCAGGACGAACTTGTCGTGATCGTTTCAGCCATGCATCCGTGGTCGAAGAAGAGAGAGATTTCAATCTTTGATCTCGCCAAGGAACCCTTTATCCTGAGGGAGGAAGGATCGGGGACACGCCAGATCGTGGAAAAATACCTCAACAGGCACGGTATAAGCACCCATGACATGAAGGTATCGATGGTGCTCGGGAGCACGCAGGCAATCAAAGAGGCCGTGGAAAGCGGTATCGGCATCTCGATCGTCTCCCGATGGGCTGCCAGGAAAGAGAATAAGTACGGCACGCTCAGATTGCTGAGTGTGAAGGAGGAGAAATTCCTCAGGGACTTCTCCCTGCTCTTTCATAAAAATGCCATCGCGTCCCACGCAGTGGACGAGTTTCTCACCTACCTGAAAAGCTATCCCTTCGACAAACTGATAGCATAG
- a CDS encoding C4-type zinc ribbon domain-containing protein, with amino-acid sequence MKEQLRLLAELQRIDSAILSKADLMSAIPRKISSVEHGLRDAQLHYDKQKQRCDVLEKKKREKERALDEIGERIKKLKARVSEIKNNKEYQAHLKEIATAEKERGSIEDEILISMESLDGAHRDLAAEEEKVKAEKEKVEIFRKQLAREVAEAERELEGLKAQRDKSVAQIDREAFELYLKVLESTGRLAVVEARGEVCQGCHMNIPPQLFVELKKGEKTIQCPQCSRILYWKGDIGPA; translated from the coding sequence GTGAAGGAACAACTGAGACTTCTTGCGGAGCTCCAGAGAATAGATTCCGCTATACTGAGCAAGGCTGACCTCATGAGCGCGATCCCCAGAAAAATTTCATCCGTTGAGCACGGCCTGAGAGACGCTCAGCTCCATTATGACAAGCAGAAGCAGAGGTGCGATGTCCTCGAGAAAAAGAAACGGGAGAAAGAGCGGGCCCTCGATGAAATCGGCGAGCGGATTAAGAAGTTGAAGGCCCGGGTCTCCGAAATAAAGAACAACAAGGAATACCAGGCTCACCTGAAGGAAATAGCGACGGCCGAGAAGGAGCGGGGCAGCATAGAAGATGAAATCCTCATATCCATGGAATCCCTCGATGGAGCTCACAGAGACCTTGCTGCCGAAGAGGAAAAGGTCAAAGCCGAAAAGGAGAAGGTGGAAATATTCAGGAAACAACTCGCTCGGGAGGTGGCGGAGGCTGAAAGGGAACTGGAGGGATTGAAGGCCCAAAGGGACAAGAGCGTTGCGCAGATTGACAGGGAAGCCTTTGAACTCTATCTCAAGGTTCTTGAATCAACGGGGAGATTGGCTGTTGTCGAAGCCCGGGGTGAGGTCTGTCAGGGATGCCACATGAACATCCCCCCGCAGCTTTTCGTGGAGCTGAAAAAAGGCGAAAAGACCATTCAGTGTCCACAGTGCAGCAGGATTCTCTACTGGAAAGGGGACATCGGGCCCGCCTGA